One Bombina bombina isolate aBomBom1 chromosome 5, aBomBom1.pri, whole genome shotgun sequence DNA segment encodes these proteins:
- the HOXA1 gene encoding homeobox protein Hox-A1, with the protein MDYARMSSFLDYSGLINTESGTCSSRAFHPDHGITTFQSCAVSANNDDRFMVGRGVQISSHHHHPHQTGAFQHHSNLGMSYTHPSCTAGYALQNFTSGYSHFPINQEADVSGVYPQCTSAVYTGNITSSVVQHHQHQSYVESAAGSAHYIHHSYGAEQQNLPMASYNNNVASIHINHQEVCRSPSDEISPPAQTFEWMKVKRNPPKTGKAGEYGYAGQPNTVRTNFTTKQLTELEKEFHFNKYLTRARRVEIAAALQLNETQVKIWFQNRRMKQKKREKEGLLPISPSTSTGSDEKSEELSEKSSSSPCAPSPASSTSDHLNNSN; encoded by the exons ATGGACTATGCGAGGATGAGCTCCTTCCTAGATTATTCAGGCTTAATCAACACAGAATCTGGGACTTGCTCTTCCAGAGCCTTTCACCCTGATCATGGAATTACAACTTTCCAATCTTGTGCAGTCAGTGCCAACAATGATGATCGTTTTATGGTTGGAAGGGGGGTCCAAATAAGTTCCCATCATCACCATCCTCACCAGACTGGAGCCTTCCAACACCACAGCAATTTGGGGATGTCTTATACTCACCCTAGCTGCACTGCTGGATATGCTCTGCAGAATTTCACCAGTGGGTACTCTCATTTCCCCATAAATCAAGAAGCAGATGTCAGTGGAGTATACCCCCAGTGCACTTCAGCTGTCTATACTGGCAATATTACATCTTCTGTGGTCCAGCACCATCAACATCAGAGCTATGTGGAAAGTGCAGCTGGGTCAGCTCACTACATCCATCATTCTTATGGAGCAGAGCAACAGAATCTTCCGATGGCAAGTTACAATAACAATGTGGCCAGCATTCATATCAACCACCAGGAAGTGTGTCGCTCACCTTCTGATGAAATTTCACCTCCTGCGCAAACTTTTGAGTGGATGAAAGTGAAAAGAAATCCCCCAAAAACAG GTAAAGCTGGGGAGTATGGATATGCAGGCCAACCAAACACAGTGAGAACCAATTTCACAACTaaacagctgacagagctggaGAAAGAATTTCATTTCAACAAGTACTTGACAAGGGCCAGGAGGGTAGAAATAGCAGCTGCTCTGCAACTTAATGAGACTCAGGTGAAAATATGGTTCCAAAACAGAAGGATGAagcagaaaaaaagggaaaaagaaggacTTCTTCCAATATCACCTTCAACCAGCACAGGAAGTGATGAAAAATCAGAGGAACTTTCAGAAAAATCCAGTTCTTCTCCTTGTGCTCCGTCTCCTGCATCATCTACCTCTGACCACCTCAATAACTCCAACTGA